In Arthrobacter citreus, a single genomic region encodes these proteins:
- a CDS encoding PAS domain-containing protein: MSKLNRKLLYGFSAIIIVILAILGIILGQIFKSFYLTNFDQRIARETNLIASIMESNTPLTSNISDQTLKKIAKDLNIDVLLFDDKHNLIAKSSNADLTIASESLNSYFEQLDKVKKAAKFSEKESGVKFYGKKITNPNGNKQFLIVDYSTKSIKEVYSSIWVLLFSLLGFVLFAIIILLIRYSHQFSKPIEDITQVAIELSKGNYKARTLTESNESTTVLSQAMNVLAKNLQEMTMQQEMQQDRLNTLIHNIGSGVVLINSRGHVNLINKTYRETFKVDSRSILGELYYDAFKHKEVIEIVEEIFLKEIKVRKQIILPLSIERKHFEIYGAPIIGINHEWKGIVLVFHDISELKKLEQVRKDFFANVSHELKTPITSIKGFTETLLDGAMESEELCKNFLSIILTESDRMQTLIQDLLDLSKIEQQNFKLDLAEVSVKQVIEDVHQMMNQKALEKNIEFKLYLNSPLVVNADALRLKQVFINLVDNAIHYTPAGGKVFVTAVEADDHIVIKVNDTGVGIGKEEISRIFERFYRVDKARSRNSGGTGLGLAIVKHLVEAHKGKVEVESKLGHGTSFIVTLNKNTSI; the protein is encoded by the coding sequence ATGAGTAAGCTAAATCGAAAATTGCTCTATGGATTTTCCGCAATTATTATTGTGATCCTTGCAATTTTAGGAATCATATTAGGGCAAATATTTAAATCGTTTTATTTAACAAACTTTGATCAAAGGATTGCGCGCGAAACAAACTTAATTGCTTCGATAATGGAGTCAAATACACCATTAACTAGTAATATTTCTGATCAAACGTTAAAGAAAATAGCAAAGGACTTAAATATAGATGTTTTGTTATTTGATGACAAGCACAATCTTATTGCTAAATCTAGCAATGCAGATTTAACTATTGCATCAGAAAGTTTAAATTCTTATTTTGAACAGCTTGATAAAGTAAAGAAAGCAGCTAAATTTAGCGAAAAAGAATCTGGAGTTAAGTTTTATGGAAAGAAAATTACAAATCCAAATGGGAATAAGCAATTTTTAATAGTTGATTATTCAACGAAGTCAATCAAAGAAGTATATAGTAGTATTTGGGTGCTGCTATTTTCTTTATTAGGTTTTGTGTTATTTGCCATTATTATTTTATTAATACGATATTCCCATCAATTTTCAAAACCGATTGAGGATATCACCCAAGTTGCCATTGAATTATCTAAAGGGAATTATAAAGCTAGAACATTGACTGAAAGTAATGAATCAACAACTGTTTTAAGTCAGGCAATGAATGTACTAGCAAAAAATTTGCAGGAAATGACCATGCAACAAGAGATGCAGCAAGATCGATTAAACACGCTGATCCATAATATTGGTAGTGGTGTCGTTTTAATTAATAGTAGAGGCCACGTTAATTTAATTAATAAAACGTATCGAGAGACATTTAAAGTGGACTCGAGAAGTATTTTAGGTGAACTTTATTATGATGCATTTAAACATAAAGAAGTAATCGAAATCGTAGAAGAAATCTTCTTAAAAGAAATAAAAGTTAGGAAGCAAATTATTCTACCATTATCAATTGAAAGAAAACATTTTGAAATTTATGGTGCTCCAATTATTGGGATTAATCATGAATGGAAAGGTATTGTTCTTGTTTTTCATGACATAAGTGAATTAAAGAAACTAGAGCAAGTTCGTAAAGATTTCTTTGCAAATGTTTCTCATGAACTGAAAACACCGATTACGTCTATTAAAGGTTTTACTGAAACTCTTCTAGATGGTGCAATGGAAAGTGAAGAGTTATGTAAAAACTTCTTATCGATTATATTAACGGAAAGTGACCGTATGCAAACACTGATTCAAGATTTATTAGACTTATCTAAAATAGAGCAGCAGAATTTTAAATTAGACCTTGCAGAAGTTTCGGTAAAACAAGTCATTGAAGATGTTCATCAAATGATGAATCAAAAGGCATTAGAGAAAAATATAGAATTTAAATTATATTTGAATAGTCCATTAGTGGTTAATGCCGATGCGTTAAGATTAAAACAAGTATTTATCAATTTAGTGGATAATGCGATTCATTACACTCCAGCTGGTGGCAAAGTATTTGTTACTGCTGTTGAGGCTGATGATCATATTGTAATAAAAGTTAATGACACAGGAGTAGGAATAGGGAAAGAAGAGATTTCTCGTATTTTCGAACGTTTTTACCGGGTAGATAAAGCAAGAAGTAGAAACTCCGGTGGAACTGGTTTAGGACTAGCTATTGTGAAGCATCTCGTTGAAGCTCATAAAGGTAAAGTCGAAGTAGAAAGTAAACTAGGTCATGGGACATCATTTATTGTAACGTTAAATAAAAATACTTCAATTTGA
- a CDS encoding phage tail protein, giving the protein MSYIVDFKNVSTVGLESSPVAEALAGLRANEARYFMNKYKHEFTVLPASESQDALDYANRILKEERDIEFAAKPLETSSFQVENIKFTYVFYEDGLSINVMYTFDDPKKRAVGFKLSDGMEVPMELVEKFKFARQKSKLAGTIRGSYFVIKGEY; this is encoded by the coding sequence ATGTCTTATATCGTTGATTTTAAAAATGTGTCTACAGTCGGTTTAGAGTCTTCACCTGTTGCCGAAGCTCTTGCCGGTTTACGTGCAAATGAAGCACGCTACTTTATGAACAAATATAAACATGAATTCACAGTATTACCAGCAAGCGAAAGTCAGGATGCTCTTGATTATGCAAATCGTATTTTGAAAGAAGAGCGAGATATTGAGTTTGCAGCCAAACCATTAGAAACGTCGAGTTTTCAAGTAGAAAATATTAAATTTACTTACGTATTTTATGAAGATGGTCTCTCGATAAATGTTATGTATACATTTGATGATCCTAAGAAGCGAGCAGTTGGTTTTAAGCTATCTGATGGTATGGAAGTACCAATGGAATTAGTAGAGAAATTTAAGTTCGCTAGACAGAAGTCTAAGCTAGCTGGAACTATTCGTGGCTCATATTTTGTTATTAAAGGCGAATATTAA
- a CDS encoding enoyl-CoA hydratase encodes MLTKKAKIGRKLEDISIGEKLIVTEHIEEKHIYLYLALTGDTNPLYTQYNYASQTKYNKPIVPSFIISGLVSAAVTKHLPGPGSHVVKKELQFDQHIYHNETISIHFEVVDINIEKNEVEINVSVLNKTQTEIATGKLTVIPPTVNQSNALLYENF; translated from the coding sequence ATGTTAACTAAAAAAGCAAAGATCGGACGAAAACTTGAAGACATTTCAATTGGAGAAAAATTAATTGTAACAGAACATATTGAAGAAAAACATATTTACTTATACCTGGCTTTAACAGGCGATACAAATCCTTTATATACTCAATATAACTATGCTTCACAAACAAAATATAATAAACCAATCGTACCAAGCTTTATTATTAGCGGATTAGTTTCTGCAGCAGTTACAAAGCACTTACCTGGACCTGGAAGTCACGTTGTAAAAAAAGAACTTCAATTTGATCAACATATATACCACAATGAAACAATCTCAATTCATTTTGAAGTAGTCGATATTAATATAGAAAAAAATGAAGTAGAAATTAATGTAAGCGTTTTAAATAAAACGCAAACTGAAATTGCAACAGGAAAACTTACAGTTATTCCACCTACAGTAAATCAATCAAATGCACTACTATATGAAAACTTTTAA
- a CDS encoding response regulator transcription factor: MNNKILVVDDEEHILTLIKFNLEQAGFQVVTATDGDAGLQKAIEEKPELIVLDLMLPKKDGMEVCKELRLQRNTTPILMVTAKDDEFDKVLGLELGADDYMTKPFSPREVVARVKAILRRSKITETPVQSNDDTDTLIIGDLKILPEYYEAYFQGEKLELTPKEFELLLYLTKNKGRVLTRDQLLSAVWNYDFAGDTRIVDVHISHLREKIELDSKKPVYIKTIRGLGYKLEEPRLNE; the protein is encoded by the coding sequence ATGAACAATAAAATTCTTGTAGTAGACGATGAAGAGCATATCTTAACCTTAATCAAATTCAACTTAGAACAAGCTGGATTTCAAGTCGTTACGGCAACTGATGGTGATGCAGGTTTACAAAAAGCGATTGAAGAGAAGCCAGAATTAATTGTTCTAGATTTAATGCTACCAAAAAAAGATGGCATGGAAGTATGTAAAGAATTACGATTACAAAGAAATACGACGCCTATTTTAATGGTAACCGCAAAAGATGACGAATTTGATAAAGTTTTAGGACTTGAGCTTGGCGCAGATGATTATATGACAAAACCATTTAGCCCAAGAGAAGTTGTAGCACGCGTAAAGGCTATTTTACGAAGAAGTAAAATTACGGAAACACCGGTACAGTCTAACGACGATACTGATACGCTAATAATTGGAGATTTGAAAATTTTACCCGAGTACTATGAAGCGTATTTCCAAGGTGAAAAACTGGAGTTAACGCCTAAAGAATTCGAGTTATTATTATATTTAACCAAAAATAAAGGTAGGGTATTAACTCGAGATCAATTATTAAGCGCAGTTTGGAATTATGATTTTGCAGGTGATACTAGAATAGTCGACGTTCATATAAGTCATTTAAGAGAAAAAATAGAACTAGACTCTAAAAAACCAGTTTATATTAAAACGATTCGTGGATTAGGTTATAAATTAGAGGAACCTAGACTGAATGAGTAA
- the mdh gene encoding malate dehydrogenase, producing the protein MSIRRRKISVVGAGFTGATTAFLLAQKELGDVVIVDIPQLENPTKGKALDMLEASPVQGFDANIIGTSDYADTADSDVVVITAGIARKPGMSRDDLVSTNSNIMKAVTREIVKYSPNCTIVVLTNPVDAMTYTVYKEAGFPKHRVIGQSGVLDTARFRTFVAQELNLSVKDITGFVLGGHGDDMVPLVRYSYAGGIPLEKLIPKDRLDAIVERTRKGGGEIVNLLGNGSAYYAPAASLVEMVEAILKDQRRVLPTIAYLEGEYGYSGIYLGVPTIIGGNGIEQIIELDLTADEKTALDRSVAAVKNVMNVLA; encoded by the coding sequence ATGTCAATTCGTAGACGTAAAATTTCCGTAGTAGGTGCTGGATTTACTGGTGCTACAACAGCTTTCTTGCTTGCACAAAAGGAATTAGGGGATGTTGTTATAGTTGATATTCCGCAACTAGAGAACCCTACAAAAGGTAAAGCCTTAGATATGCTTGAAGCAAGTCCTGTCCAAGGATTTGATGCGAACATTATTGGTACTAGTGATTATGCTGACACTGCTGACTCAGATGTAGTAGTCATCACAGCAGGAATTGCCCGTAAACCGGGTATGAGTCGTGATGATCTAGTATCAACTAACTCAAACATCATGAAAGCAGTTACTCGTGAAATCGTAAAATACTCTCCTAACTGTACAATCGTAGTTTTAACAAACCCGGTTGATGCAATGACTTATACAGTATACAAAGAAGCTGGATTTCCAAAACACCGTGTCATCGGACAATCTGGAGTACTTGATACAGCTCGTTTTAGAACGTTTGTTGCTCAAGAACTAAACTTATCTGTTAAAGATATAACTGGATTTGTTTTAGGTGGTCACGGAGATGATATGGTACCATTAGTGCGTTATTCATATGCAGGTGGTATTCCATTAGAAAAACTAATTCCAAAAGATCGTTTAGATGCTATTGTTGAACGTACTCGTAAGGGTGGCGGAGAAATTGTTAATCTACTAGGTAACGGCAGTGCGTATTATGCACCTGCAGCTTCTTTAGTAGAAATGGTTGAAGCTATTCTTAAAGATCAACGTCGCGTGTTACCTACAATTGCTTACTTAGAAGGCGAATACGGTTACAGTGGAATATACTTAGGAGTACCTACAATAATTGGCGGTAACGGTATTGAACAAATTATTGAATTAGATTTAACTGCTGATGAAAAAACAGCATTAGATCGTTCAGTTGCAGCTGTTAAAAACGTTATGAATGTATTAGCTTAA
- a CDS encoding DUF4177 domain-containing protein yields the protein MYEYEFVKVNTKSSNRHYYDVVGNYAKSGWRLHQVVDSQQAIEGASVELIFEREILDFE from the coding sequence ATGTACGAATATGAATTTGTAAAAGTAAACACTAAGTCTTCAAATCGTCATTATTATGATGTAGTTGGAAACTATGCTAAAAGTGGTTGGCGTCTTCACCAAGTTGTCGACAGCCAACAAGCGATTGAAGGAGCTAGTGTTGAACTGATTTTTGAAAGAGAAATACTCGATTTCGAATAA